Proteins found in one Pempheris klunzingeri isolate RE-2024b chromosome 6, fPemKlu1.hap1, whole genome shotgun sequence genomic segment:
- the suco gene encoding SUN domain-containing ossification factor isoform X3 → MKRLRVLLVCLIVALLCWYPSQHVYCSEQSLSGPGQSAGDKNHDGQRQEQEQDSTQHKVLEEWTTHTSYDMGLETERAALEKLETNNVHQEQTVNPHEAEVKETKSNAESDTLPVTPEPEPHPDPQVDLDLQTDSQDQEVPLSSTPEPVPAQGQVSTDASAEIYSDTPAAQPSLDSIPATSADEAENTPTSQSAGQTHTGAVWVASAGDELPVDNFVFAEHSDSQCGVIPPELATCENSPFGSPLLSVDEAGKEDQRSDQSRSSGSEAEVQSTPGHVDQEQQQQQQQQQQQELEDGLSDLDLEGNSSQHHEKQKPVITREPDPTVPSKEDIPTFDEWKKQVMEVEKEKSQSLHTSTSGSPHQVKKVQKNFKNNYASVECGAKILSANTEAKSTSAILMENMDLYMLNPCSNKIWFVIELCEPIQVKQLDIANFELFSSTPKDFLVSISDRYPTNKWVKLGTFHARDERIVQSFPLDEQLYAKYVKVELLSHFGSEHFCPLSLIRVFGTSMVEEYEEIADSQYPSERLEYLDEDYDYPPGYQPSEDKASKNLLGSATNAILNMVNNIAANVLGGKPELEGGIEAGGNTTAEGNEEKKGSTEVTAKPAETPHDSAVLEPVEPEHPETQEDSNIASDPFTPSPTPSPTSSDSTEDRQIVTLVEEEEDEEPRQSTVTLMEEEGEEDEEMREEETRREADRNQWESQTYCPFSSFSSLSLSCMATLPELLHRWCSARLAKERLRSLRRRQLSIQTQTHPDANTPSLTHTPSLIPAPVPTPLKEALPLTEKAPEPEVPVHSKNEGKILGEVHTTHPNTHTPDTHTPEVSILLEPSRTSSIPPHSFSDIHSSLTWPTPTHEDKLLPPIKDSALDSVPTPPLQAVSIPETQQASSATPALTVSSPPQPVAAETASLGVVVLPVKEQPVQPLPTASRPEDLIPPPTELPTALPLTETHTDTVKSGADSGDSPRHSVQAPQTHGEQGDSLAQTGEPHRAEDTVDEDLLSTSGNGNVHRTATDFYAELQNGGDYNGGAVNGNGVLLNGGAVHGSSQKESVFMRLNNRIKALEMNMSLSSRYLEELSQRYRKQMEEMQRAFNKTIIKLQNTSRIAEEQDQKQTDSIQVLQNQLENVTKLMLNLTATVSQLQREVSDRQSYLVVSLVLCLSLGLLLCLQCCRSSSPKPNTTAVALPKSNHYPSPKRCFSSYDDMSLRRRVTCPLIRSKSFHLSSTEVGPDDLYIVEPLRFSPEKKKKRCKTKSLDKVEILKPSDSSVSLTNGGPKCNGFQPCLPAPPPPPPPPPPPLPPPPPPLPPPSSTEEVSSLPTCISKELPSETSSCGSSTHSEESYTSRLPPPSPIFPPTGLCNGHGLPFPLQHPPTKFRQEKRSMKRRKSRQTELQFPAMSKGGVGSLPSLQQLMKGNKEINVGTIGVTAVTGHV, encoded by the exons GTACCCCAGTCAACATGTGTATTGTTCAGAGCAGAGCTTGTCTGGCCCAGGTCAGTCTGCCGGGGACAAAAACCATGACGGCCAgaggcaggagcaggagcaggactCCACGCAACACAAG GTGTTGGAAGAATGGACGACACACACATCATACGATATGGGACTAGAGACCGAAAGAGCAGCACTAGAGAAGCTGGAAACAAACAACGTACACCAAGAACAG ACTGTGAATCCTCACGAAGCTGAGGTGAAGGAGACCAAGTCCAACGCAGAGTCCGATACTCTACCTGTTACTCCTGAGCCAGAGCCCCACCCAGACCCACAGGTTGATTTGGACCTACAGACTGACTCCCAGGACCAGGAAGTCCCTTTGTCCTCCACTCCAGAACCAGTTCCAGCACAGGGTCAAGTGTCCACAGATGCCTCCGCAGAGATCTACAGTGACACCCCCGCTGCACAACCCAGCCTGGACTCAATCCCGGCCACATCCGCAGatgaagctgaaaacacacctaCCTCACAGAGTGCCGGCCAGACCCACACAGG TGCAGTGTGGGTTGCCAGTGCAGGAGATGAACTCCCAGTAGACAACTTTGTCTTTGCTGAGCACTCTGATTCACAGTGCGGGGTCATTCCCCCCGAACTGGCAACCTGTGAAAACTCTCCTTTTGGCAGCCCTCTCCTCAG TGTGGATGAGGCTGGCAAAGAGGACCAGCGATCAGACCAGAGCCGCAGCTCTGGTTCTGAAGCAGAGGTCCAGTCTACTCCAGGCCATGTGGAccaggaacaacaacaacaacaacaacagcagcagcagcaggagctggaaGATGGACTGTCTGATTTGGACTTGGAGGGCAACAGTTCTCAGCACCACGAAAAACAGAAG CCAGTGATTACCAGGGAGCCTGATCCCACAGTGCCCAGCAAGGAAGACATCCCCACCTTTGACGAGTGGAAGAAACAAGTcatggaggtggagaaggagaaaa GTCAGTCGCTTCATACCTCAACCAGCGGCAGCCCACATCAAGTAAAGAAGGTCCAGAAGAACTTCAAGAATAACTACGCCTCTGTGGAGTGTGGTGCCAAGATACTCTCTGCCAACACTGAGGCCAAg AGCACTTCAGCTATTCTCATGGAGAACATGGACCTTTACATGCTAAATCCTTGCAGCAACAAAATCTG GTTTGTGATAGAGCTCTGTGAACCTATTCAAGTGAAGCAGCTGGACATTGCTAACTTTGAGCTCTTTTCATCCACACCTAAAGACTTTCTAGTTTCCATCAGTGACAG ATATCCTACCAACAAGTGGGTAAAGCTGGGTACTTTCCATGCCCGTGATGAGCGCATAGTCCAGAGTTTCCCGTTGGATGAACAGCTTTATGCTAAATATGTGAAG GTTGAACTCCTCTCTCACTTTGGATCAGAACATTTCTGTCCACTCAGTCTCATCAG gGTGTTTGGTACCAGCATGGTGGAGGAGTATGAGGAGATAGCAGATTCCCAGTACCCTTCAGAGAGACTGGAGTACTTGGATGAAGACTATG ACTATCCGCCTGGCTACCAACCATCAGAGGACAAGGCCTCTAAAAACCTGCTTGGCTCAGCAACAA atgCCATCCTAAACATGGTAAACAACATTGCTGCAAATGTGCTGGGAGGCAAACCAGAGCTGGAGGGTGGAATAGAAGCAGGAG GTAATACAACAGCAGAGGGGAATGAAGAAAAGAAGGGGAGCACAGAAGTTACGGCTAAACCCGCTGAAACACCCCATGACTCTGCAGT ACTGGAGCCCGTGGAGCCAGAACACCCTGAAACCCAGGAGGACTCTAATATCGCCAGTGATCCTTTCACACCATCTCCCACACCCTCTCCCACATCATCAGACTccactgaggacagacagattgTCACTCTggtagaagaggaggaggatgaagagccCAGACAGTCTACTGTCACcctgatggaggaagagggagaggaagatgaggaaatgagagaggaggagacgaggagggaAGCAGACAGGAACCAGTGGGAGAGCCAGACTTACtgtcctttctcctccttctcttccctgtctctgtcctgcaTGGCCACCCTGCCGGAGCTGCTACATCGATGGTGCTCCGCCAGGCTGGCCAAGGAGAGGCTCCGCAGCCTTAGGCGGAGGCAGCTGAGcattcagacacagacacaccctgACGCAAACACCCCatccctaacacacacaccgtcactAATCCCTGCCCCTGTTCCCACACCTCTCAAAGAAGCCCTACCACTCACAGAAAAAGCTCCAGAGCCCGAGGTGCCTGTTCACAGCAAAAACGAGGGCAAAATCTTGGGTGAGGTGCACACCACACACCCCAACACTCAcacccctgacacacacactccagaggTCAGCATCCTCCTCGAGCCTAGTAGAACCTCTAGCATCCCCCCTCACAGTTTCTCAGACATCCATAGTTCCCTGACGTGGCCGACCCCCACCCACGAGGACAAGCTGCTTCCTCCCATTAAAGACTCAGCCCTGGACTCTGTCCCTACTCCACCCCTCCAAGCCGTCTCTATCCCAGAGACACAACAGGCCAGCAGTGCCACCCCAGCCCTTACTGTCAGCTCCCCCCCGCAGCCTGTAGCGGCTGAGACGGCCTCTCTCGGAGTTGTGGTTCTCCCTGTCAAGGAGCAGCCTGTTCAGCCTCTTCCCACTGCATCAAGGCCCGAAGACCTTATCCCCCCTCCCACTGAACTGCCAACAGCTCTCCCACTGACCGagacccacacagacacagtaaagTCAGGTGCAGACAGTGGGGACTCGCCGAGACACAGCGTCCAGGCTCCTCAGACTCATGGGGAGCAGGGGGACTCTCTCGCTCAGACCGGAGAGCCCCATCGGGCGGAAGACACGGTGGACGAGGACCTATTGAGCACCAGCGGGAATGGCAATGTCCACCGGACAGCTACAGACTTCTATGCCGAGCTGCAGAATGGAGGAGATTATAATGGCGGAGCAGTGAACGGAAACGGCGTGTTGTTGAACGGGGGCGCGGTGCATGGCTCCAGCCAGAAGGAGAGTGTCTTCATGAGGCTGAACAACCGGATCAAAGCCCTGGAGATGAACATGAGTTTGTCCAGCAGATACCTAGAGGAGCTCAGCCAGAG ATACCGTAAACAGATGGAAGAGATGCAGAGAGCGTTCAATAAGACCATCATCAAACTGCAGAACACATCCCGCATTGCTGAAGAGCAG GACCAGAAGCAGACCGATTCCATCCAGGTCCTGCAGAACCAGCTGGAGAACGTCACTAAACTGATGCTTAATCTGACCGCTACAGTCagccagctgcagagagag GTCTCTGACCGTCAGAGCTACCTGGTGGTCTCTCTggttctgtgtctgtctctgggCCTCCTGCTGTGCCTGCAGTGCTGCCGCAGCTCCTCTCCCAAACCAAACACCACTGCTGTTGCCCTCCCCAAGAGCAACCACTACCCCAGCCCCAAGAg ATGCTTCTCCTCCTATGACGACATGAGCCTGAGGCGCAGGGTGACCTGTCCACTCATTCGATCCAAGTCATTCCACTTGTCCTCTACAGAAG tAGGTCCAGATGACTTGTACATTGTAGAACCTCTAAGGTTTTCTCCAGAGAAAAAG AAAAAGCGCTGCAAGACAAAATCGTTGGACAAAGTTGAGATTCTGAAGCCATCTGACTCCTCCGTTTCGCTCACAAACGGAGGGCCCAAGTGCAATGGCTTCCAACCATGCCTCCccgcaccaccaccaccaccaccgccccctcctcctcctctcccacctcctccGCCCCCCCTGCCGCCCCCTTCCTCCACAGAGGAGGTGTCATCACTGCCCACATGCATCTCCAAGGAGCTCCCGTCAGAGACCAGCAGCTGTGGCTCGTCCACCCACTCTGAGGAGTCCTACACAAGccgcctcccccctccctctcccatcTTCCCCCCCACAGGTCTGTGCAACGGACACGGCCTGCCTTTCCCCCTCCAGCATCCTCCCACCAAGTTCCGCCAGGAGAAGCGCTCGATGAAGAGGCGGAAGTCACGGCAGACCGAGCTGCAGTTCCCAGCTATGTCAAAGGGGGGTGTTGGTTCTCTGCCCAGCCTGCAGCAGCTTATGAAGGGAAACAAGGAGATTAATGTCGGGACCATCGGGGTGACCGCCGTCACCGGACACGTCTGA
- the suco gene encoding SUN domain-containing ossification factor isoform X4 yields the protein MKRLRVLLVCLIVALLCWYPSQHVYCSEQSLSGPGQSAGDKNHDGQRQEQEQDSTQHKVLEEWTTHTSYDMGLETERAALEKLETNNVHQEQTVNPHEAEVKETKSNAESDTLPVTPEPEPHPDPQVDLDLQTDSQDQEVPLSSTPEPVPAQGQVSTDASAEIYSDTPAAQPSLDSIPATSADEAENTPTSQSAGQTHTGVDEAGKEDQRSDQSRSSGSEAEVQSTPGHVDQEQQQQQQQQQQQELEDGLSDLDLEGNSSQHHEKQKPVITREPDPTVPSKEDIPTFDEWKKQVMEVEKEKSQSLHTSTSGSPHQVKKVQKNFKNNYASVECGAKILSANTEAKSTSAILMENMDLYMLNPCSNKIWFVIELCEPIQVKQLDIANFELFSSTPKDFLVSISDRYPTNKWVKLGTFHARDERIVQSFPLDEQLYAKYVKMFIKYIKVELLSHFGSEHFCPLSLIRVFGTSMVEEYEEIADSQYPSERLEYLDEDYDYPPGYQPSEDKASKNLLGSATNAILNMVNNIAANVLGGKPELEGGIEAGGNTTAEGNEEKKGSTEVTAKPAETPHDSAVLEPVEPEHPETQEDSNIASDPFTPSPTPSPTSSDSTEDRQIVTLVEEEEDEEPRQSTVTLMEEEGEEDEEMREEETRREADRNQWESQTYCPFSSFSSLSLSCMATLPELLHRWCSARLAKERLRSLRRRQLSIQTQTHPDANTPSLTHTPSLIPAPVPTPLKEALPLTEKAPEPEVPVHSKNEGKILGEVHTTHPNTHTPDTHTPEVSILLEPSRTSSIPPHSFSDIHSSLTWPTPTHEDKLLPPIKDSALDSVPTPPLQAVSIPETQQASSATPALTVSSPPQPVAAETASLGVVVLPVKEQPVQPLPTASRPEDLIPPPTELPTALPLTETHTDTVKSGADSGDSPRHSVQAPQTHGEQGDSLAQTGEPHRAEDTVDEDLLSTSGNGNVHRTATDFYAELQNGGDYNGGAVNGNGVLLNGGAVHGSSQKESVFMRLNNRIKALEMNMSLSSRYLEELSQRYRKQMEEMQRAFNKTIIKLQNTSRIAEEQDQKQTDSIQVLQNQLENVTKLMLNLTATVSQLQREVSDRQSYLVVSLVLCLSLGLLLCLQCCRSSSPKPNTTAVALPKSNHYPSPKRCFSSYDDMSLRRRVTCPLIRSKSFHLSSTEVGPDDLYIVEPLRFSPEKKKKRCKTKSLDKVEILKPSDSSVSLTNGGPKCNGFQPCLPAPPPPPPPPPPPLPPPPPPLPPPSSTEEVSSLPTCISKELPSETSSCGSSTHSEESYTSRLPPPSPIFPPTGLCNGHGLPFPLQHPPTKFRQEKRSMKRRKSRQTELQFPAMSKGGVGSLPSLQQLMKGNKEINVGTIGVTAVTGHV from the exons GTACCCCAGTCAACATGTGTATTGTTCAGAGCAGAGCTTGTCTGGCCCAGGTCAGTCTGCCGGGGACAAAAACCATGACGGCCAgaggcaggagcaggagcaggactCCACGCAACACAAG GTGTTGGAAGAATGGACGACACACACATCATACGATATGGGACTAGAGACCGAAAGAGCAGCACTAGAGAAGCTGGAAACAAACAACGTACACCAAGAACAG ACTGTGAATCCTCACGAAGCTGAGGTGAAGGAGACCAAGTCCAACGCAGAGTCCGATACTCTACCTGTTACTCCTGAGCCAGAGCCCCACCCAGACCCACAGGTTGATTTGGACCTACAGACTGACTCCCAGGACCAGGAAGTCCCTTTGTCCTCCACTCCAGAACCAGTTCCAGCACAGGGTCAAGTGTCCACAGATGCCTCCGCAGAGATCTACAGTGACACCCCCGCTGCACAACCCAGCCTGGACTCAATCCCGGCCACATCCGCAGatgaagctgaaaacacacctaCCTCACAGAGTGCCGGCCAGACCCACACAGG TGTGGATGAGGCTGGCAAAGAGGACCAGCGATCAGACCAGAGCCGCAGCTCTGGTTCTGAAGCAGAGGTCCAGTCTACTCCAGGCCATGTGGAccaggaacaacaacaacaacaacaacagcagcagcagcaggagctggaaGATGGACTGTCTGATTTGGACTTGGAGGGCAACAGTTCTCAGCACCACGAAAAACAGAAG CCAGTGATTACCAGGGAGCCTGATCCCACAGTGCCCAGCAAGGAAGACATCCCCACCTTTGACGAGTGGAAGAAACAAGTcatggaggtggagaaggagaaaa GTCAGTCGCTTCATACCTCAACCAGCGGCAGCCCACATCAAGTAAAGAAGGTCCAGAAGAACTTCAAGAATAACTACGCCTCTGTGGAGTGTGGTGCCAAGATACTCTCTGCCAACACTGAGGCCAAg AGCACTTCAGCTATTCTCATGGAGAACATGGACCTTTACATGCTAAATCCTTGCAGCAACAAAATCTG GTTTGTGATAGAGCTCTGTGAACCTATTCAAGTGAAGCAGCTGGACATTGCTAACTTTGAGCTCTTTTCATCCACACCTAAAGACTTTCTAGTTTCCATCAGTGACAG ATATCCTACCAACAAGTGGGTAAAGCTGGGTACTTTCCATGCCCGTGATGAGCGCATAGTCCAGAGTTTCCCGTTGGATGAACAGCTTTATGCTAAATATGTGAAG ATGTTCATCAAGTACATAAAG GTTGAACTCCTCTCTCACTTTGGATCAGAACATTTCTGTCCACTCAGTCTCATCAG gGTGTTTGGTACCAGCATGGTGGAGGAGTATGAGGAGATAGCAGATTCCCAGTACCCTTCAGAGAGACTGGAGTACTTGGATGAAGACTATG ACTATCCGCCTGGCTACCAACCATCAGAGGACAAGGCCTCTAAAAACCTGCTTGGCTCAGCAACAA atgCCATCCTAAACATGGTAAACAACATTGCTGCAAATGTGCTGGGAGGCAAACCAGAGCTGGAGGGTGGAATAGAAGCAGGAG GTAATACAACAGCAGAGGGGAATGAAGAAAAGAAGGGGAGCACAGAAGTTACGGCTAAACCCGCTGAAACACCCCATGACTCTGCAGT ACTGGAGCCCGTGGAGCCAGAACACCCTGAAACCCAGGAGGACTCTAATATCGCCAGTGATCCTTTCACACCATCTCCCACACCCTCTCCCACATCATCAGACTccactgaggacagacagattgTCACTCTggtagaagaggaggaggatgaagagccCAGACAGTCTACTGTCACcctgatggaggaagagggagaggaagatgaggaaatgagagaggaggagacgaggagggaAGCAGACAGGAACCAGTGGGAGAGCCAGACTTACtgtcctttctcctccttctcttccctgtctctgtcctgcaTGGCCACCCTGCCGGAGCTGCTACATCGATGGTGCTCCGCCAGGCTGGCCAAGGAGAGGCTCCGCAGCCTTAGGCGGAGGCAGCTGAGcattcagacacagacacaccctgACGCAAACACCCCatccctaacacacacaccgtcactAATCCCTGCCCCTGTTCCCACACCTCTCAAAGAAGCCCTACCACTCACAGAAAAAGCTCCAGAGCCCGAGGTGCCTGTTCACAGCAAAAACGAGGGCAAAATCTTGGGTGAGGTGCACACCACACACCCCAACACTCAcacccctgacacacacactccagaggTCAGCATCCTCCTCGAGCCTAGTAGAACCTCTAGCATCCCCCCTCACAGTTTCTCAGACATCCATAGTTCCCTGACGTGGCCGACCCCCACCCACGAGGACAAGCTGCTTCCTCCCATTAAAGACTCAGCCCTGGACTCTGTCCCTACTCCACCCCTCCAAGCCGTCTCTATCCCAGAGACACAACAGGCCAGCAGTGCCACCCCAGCCCTTACTGTCAGCTCCCCCCCGCAGCCTGTAGCGGCTGAGACGGCCTCTCTCGGAGTTGTGGTTCTCCCTGTCAAGGAGCAGCCTGTTCAGCCTCTTCCCACTGCATCAAGGCCCGAAGACCTTATCCCCCCTCCCACTGAACTGCCAACAGCTCTCCCACTGACCGagacccacacagacacagtaaagTCAGGTGCAGACAGTGGGGACTCGCCGAGACACAGCGTCCAGGCTCCTCAGACTCATGGGGAGCAGGGGGACTCTCTCGCTCAGACCGGAGAGCCCCATCGGGCGGAAGACACGGTGGACGAGGACCTATTGAGCACCAGCGGGAATGGCAATGTCCACCGGACAGCTACAGACTTCTATGCCGAGCTGCAGAATGGAGGAGATTATAATGGCGGAGCAGTGAACGGAAACGGCGTGTTGTTGAACGGGGGCGCGGTGCATGGCTCCAGCCAGAAGGAGAGTGTCTTCATGAGGCTGAACAACCGGATCAAAGCCCTGGAGATGAACATGAGTTTGTCCAGCAGATACCTAGAGGAGCTCAGCCAGAG ATACCGTAAACAGATGGAAGAGATGCAGAGAGCGTTCAATAAGACCATCATCAAACTGCAGAACACATCCCGCATTGCTGAAGAGCAG GACCAGAAGCAGACCGATTCCATCCAGGTCCTGCAGAACCAGCTGGAGAACGTCACTAAACTGATGCTTAATCTGACCGCTACAGTCagccagctgcagagagag GTCTCTGACCGTCAGAGCTACCTGGTGGTCTCTCTggttctgtgtctgtctctgggCCTCCTGCTGTGCCTGCAGTGCTGCCGCAGCTCCTCTCCCAAACCAAACACCACTGCTGTTGCCCTCCCCAAGAGCAACCACTACCCCAGCCCCAAGAg ATGCTTCTCCTCCTATGACGACATGAGCCTGAGGCGCAGGGTGACCTGTCCACTCATTCGATCCAAGTCATTCCACTTGTCCTCTACAGAAG tAGGTCCAGATGACTTGTACATTGTAGAACCTCTAAGGTTTTCTCCAGAGAAAAAG AAAAAGCGCTGCAAGACAAAATCGTTGGACAAAGTTGAGATTCTGAAGCCATCTGACTCCTCCGTTTCGCTCACAAACGGAGGGCCCAAGTGCAATGGCTTCCAACCATGCCTCCccgcaccaccaccaccaccaccgccccctcctcctcctctcccacctcctccGCCCCCCCTGCCGCCCCCTTCCTCCACAGAGGAGGTGTCATCACTGCCCACATGCATCTCCAAGGAGCTCCCGTCAGAGACCAGCAGCTGTGGCTCGTCCACCCACTCTGAGGAGTCCTACACAAGccgcctcccccctccctctcccatcTTCCCCCCCACAGGTCTGTGCAACGGACACGGCCTGCCTTTCCCCCTCCAGCATCCTCCCACCAAGTTCCGCCAGGAGAAGCGCTCGATGAAGAGGCGGAAGTCACGGCAGACCGAGCTGCAGTTCCCAGCTATGTCAAAGGGGGGTGTTGGTTCTCTGCCCAGCCTGCAGCAGCTTATGAAGGGAAACAAGGAGATTAATGTCGGGACCATCGGGGTGACCGCCGTCACCGGACACGTCTGA